The segment CATATCCCTGCCCCTACGTGGCTCTTGCTTCCCTGGTGCCCACACTGGGCCAAGGTCTCCTCGGGCTCCTCCCCCGGGGTCTCCGCCCTGAAGCTGGCACAGGTGTCCTTCACAGTCCGTCTGAATAACGATCCTGCAGAGCCAGAGTCACCGAGCACTCACAGGGCTCGGCCCTGCACAGAACACTGCGCGCCCGAATTCTCCCAACCACGGGGCAGCTACAGGaaccatccccatttcacagatggggaaggtGAGCCACAGAAAAGCCGAGCCACCCGCCCGAGGACTCCTGGCCAACAGACAGGACTGCCAGGATCCCAACCCCGGGTCATCGGGCCCTGACACGTTATACCAAAAGGATGCCCTTAGGAGGCCTCTGGGACCgccgaggaaactgaggcagaaagatTGACAGAGcgggcagaggctggggtgggaggagagtaGGGTCTGCACTGAGGATTGTTCGCCAGAGGGGCTGGCCAGGACGCagcgggtgggggcagggcagtaGATTCCCAGTGATGCTCTGGAGCCAGCAGACCTGAGTGCCCACCTTATTCACCCCTCCTTAACTCCACGCGATCTCTCCGGGCCTCAGCTGCCTTCAGGGTCACCATGCTAACACCCACACTGCACCACCCCGGGCACCCAGGCTGGCACGCTGCAGTCAGGGCCTGCTTATCATGATGGTGAGGGGACCCCCGGGCCCACGGCCTTGAGGGGTCGCGGCTTGTCCTCCCCCGGCCTCCAGGCCATCCACTTATTGGTGTCATCATCAACTGATGTAGCCACTCCCACCAGCCCACCCCCCTGCCGCCCTCACCCAGAAGCATCAGGTCAGGAACAGATGCGGCCGAGTGGGTAGTTGAAAGTGGGGCCCTCAGCACCAAGCCCGAGGGGACCAGAGGGGGAAGCAGGGTGGGGGCCGgcaggaacagcaaggaggcaggGAACGGGAGCAAACAGCACGCCTGCTCCCCCCCCGAAGGCCCCTCCCGAGCCCAGCCACATAGCCCGCCTGCCGGGCCCTACATCTGTAGTTCAGGCCAGCCCCCGAggtgtcccctctccccaggggtcGGGCTACCCTGCTCCCCACCCGGCCACGCAGGGGATGAAGGGTGGATGGTGGCAGCCCTGTGTTCCTCTGGATTCCAGTTTTCAATGTAAAGAAGCTGAGCGGTCTCGGGCCACCTCCTTGCCGTCTCTGGGCCCAGGTATCCCTCTCGTTGAGGGAGAGGACAATGCCCTCAGCAGGCTGTCACGGTGGTCAGATGAGTCACACAGGCACAGGAAATGTGATTCAGCATCCTTAGGAGCCTCCACAGCGTCAGATGTACCCCGGGGGTGAGGGGCGGGGGACGGGGATGGGCTCAAGGACTCCAGCCCAGCCCGATACACGAACCCCCTCATCTGGGTGTCGTTTGTGAGGTCACAGGCCCAGGGTCCCGCAGATCCCAGGCAGAAGGTGGCCCGGGCTCCTTTGCACGCCTGGGTTGTGCCCAGCTTCCCATCCCCCAACAGGCACCCCTCGGTCCCTCAGTCCAGAGTGACCAACCTGCCGGGGACGCTGTCAGGTGAGTTGACCTCAGTGTTGCCAAGAGAGGCTGCTGGAATGTTCCATCCAGAGCTGCACCCCCACGGagctccctgcccctcacttgcCCAGACCTGTGCCATTATAGTTACCTGCCTTACATTTTTGTGGGTTCTTCACACGCTGTTATGAAAAGGCACGGGGGGGGGGTGCCGTGCTTTGCCCTCGACATCCGTCATCGGGGGTCCGAAGGTGTGAGCGAGACAGAGAAGGGAGTGGCggagggtggagagaaagaaatgcttgATAGGTACTTAGTACCCATAATCACTGCTGGCCTTTCTTGAGCATGCAGCAAGTGGCCAGAGGCCAACGCTCTACATGGCTTTATGCCATTTAGCCATCAGGACGGTGGCAAGTGCCATTAtcgtccccactttacagacaaggaaattgaggcagagagATGAGTTAGCTGCCCGGGGTCACAAGGCCAGCATGAGTCTCGGCCAGGGGACAAGCCCGGATGGCAGGCAGGGCTCTCGGCTCCTGGGTCTTGGCACGGGCCAAGATGGAGGGCGGGGTCTGGGGGTCAAGGCCGAGACCGAGAGGGGCTCTGAGAATGTCCCCTTTCTGCTACACTGTCACCCTCTCTGGGGGCCATGGGGCCTGCCTTGTGCCCCAGGCAACTGCTCAGTTAATCTCAATCAGAGCAGGAGGCCTGTGGGGTCAGTCTGGCCCCATCATGCCTAGGGCTCCAGCCAGGCTCTTAGCACAGAACGCCCTATGGGCTGGGCCATCCAATTGGCTGGAGCAGGCTCGGCTCTCAGGACTATGGAGCATTCCAGAAAACCGAGGGCCGTGGGGTAGCCCCTTAACCGTAGCTGGCAGCCTTGGGTGCACGGATGTCCAGCCCTGGGCTCAGAACTCGACAGCACGGTCTCATCCTTGAGAAGGACCGTGTCAGCTGGCGGGCGCTCCCATGACCCCCTAACAGATGAGGAGATTGGGGCACTGGGACCGAActcagggaggcaggcagagaggggtcagggggacagagagggggaaaccCACTCCTTGTGTGAAGGAATAATCAGGGCAGGCTGCCTAGAGGAGGCATTAGccaagctgagacctgaagggaAGCGAGTCAGAGCGGGCAGGCAGAAAGGGTCCCCACGGGTCCTTGGCACCAGGGCAAGAAGTGAGTGCGTCACCGTGTTCCTCCGATGAGCTTCGAGTAAACAGGCGGGGGCCCGGGGGACTGTGGCTGTCACTCAGGGCAGCGTCACTGCCCCTCAGCCCTTGCGCCCCACTGTTCTCTGCTCTTCCATCCCTGGCACCGGGTACGGGGCACAGAAGTGGCCACTGCCCAGGTCACTCAGCCCCCTGAGCCACCACCAGCCAGCCTGGCCTCCCCAGGCTAGGAGCCGGAGGGGACAGTGCATTCTGTGTCTGGACCGTCCCACAGTGATGGCCACGGTGGCTGTTGGTGGATCGTCCCTCTACTTACCAAACTCCTCCTGGTTACTCCGTGCAGGCCTGGCAGGGACGAGGGCTGCCCCATCTCCccgaggggcaccagggtgggaCGGGGGCGCCGCCTGGGGGCAGGAGAAAGCGGGGTCCCCTGGCTGCCTGCCTACCCTTAGCGGCAGTGGGGTGGCTGTTCCCGAGCCCACGCCTCGTCCTGCACCTCAAGGTCCGGGGCTCTCCTGCCCCCTGGCCAAAGGGAGGGGACTGTGAGCCTGTTGGGGTGCGTGACTGTACGCGCGTACGTGTGAGTGTGCCCCGCGtggtgtgcgtgtgcgcgcgggGGCAGCCCGGGCCCTCTGGGGCTACACGTGTGTCCCTGCGGGAGTGTCCTGAGCCCTCGTGGCTGCGGccagggccgggggcgggggggctggccGTGAGGGTGGGGGAGCCCCGGCCCACGCCGCCCCCTCCCTGCAGGATGGACCCCTTCGCGGACACGCTGAGGCGGCTGCGGGAGGCCTTCAGCGCAGGGCGGACGCGGCCGGCCGAGTTCCGGGCGGCGCAGCTCAGGGGCCTGGGCCGCTTCCTGCAGGAACACAAGCAGCTTCTGCAGGAGGCGCTGGCGCAGGACCTGCACAAGgtgagggggggcggggcaggggtgagggggcaggaaTGGGGGACCAGGGATGCATGGGGGCAAGGatgggagggggggcggggctggaggagcagggctggggggcaaggatgggaagggggagcagggctggggggcaaggatgggaaggggcggggctggggagcaaggatgggaagggggtggggctggggggcaaggatgggggagcagggctggggggcaaggatgggagggggggcggggctggaggagcagggctggggggcaggatgggaaggggcggggctggggagcaaggatgggaagggggtggggctggggggcaaggatgggggagcagggctggggggcaaggatgggagggggggcggggctgggggagcagggctggggggcaaggatgggaaggggcggggctggggagcaaggatgggaaggggggtcagggctgggggagcagggctgggggtcaaggatgggaagggggagcagggatggggggcaaggatgggaggggcggggctgggggggcaaggatgggaagggggggcagggctgggggagcagggctgggggtcaaggatgggaagggggagcagggatggggggcAAGGATGGGAAGGGGACGGGGCTAGGGGGGCAAGGATGGGAagggggggcagggctgggggagcagggatggggggcaaggatgggaagggggagcagggatgggggcaaggatgggaaggggcggggctgggggagcagggatggggggcaaggatggggggcggggctggggagcaaggatgggaagggggggcagggctgggggagcagggctggggggcaaggatgggaagggggagcagggatgggggcaaggatgggaaggggcagggctggggggcaaggatgggaagggggtggggctggggggcagggctggggaggccaggaggggaCAGTGGCATCCTCTAGGCCCCCAGGAAGGGAAACTAAAAGCCCATcaagccccacccccttccctgtgCCTGGAGGGCCTGTTCTGCAGGGCCATCCACTCATTTCTTCACCCACTCCACAACTATTTACTGAggacctactacatgccaggtatACGGTTCTAGGCTCTGGGGGTGCAacaggggaaaaaacaaagtcCCTGTGCCCAGGGAGCTGGCCTTCTAGAGGGAAGCacagaacaataaataaataattgtatagCCCGTTGGATGGAGAGACCGTCCCGGGGCTAAGGGGGCGGGAGAGGACCAGGATCAGGGTGCTCTCTTATATGTGGAGGTCAGGAGGTCAGGGACAGTTCCCCCAAGAAGatggcatttgagcagagacaCGGAGAACAGTGCCTCACGGCACCCGGGGTCATGGATCAGGGCACCCCCGTCCTTTGGGGACGGCAAAGTGCGGCCACAAGGACTCATGTTGAGGGTGTGGCCTGGCGATGCCTGTTCCCTTTCTCAGTGTCCCCGACCTGCCATTCACCAGGATGCGCTGGGACTGTGGCCAGGTGAGGCCCAGGCTTCCTTGTCGGCCATTTCTGGAATCGTCCGTCTCTCTATGAAACCAGCGTGCCGGACCACCCCCCCCTTGGTGTGCCCTTGCCTGAGGGGCCCAGCTTTGCCTTCTGTGGGAAGTGTCCCACTCCCTGGGCCTGGTCCAGGATGGAGGGGCTCACATCTCCCACCCCCAGTGAGCCTCGGCCACCGCCCAcctgctggcctggcctggccgcCTCTGTGAGACCTGACCCGTCTAGCTGGTCCCTTTCTCCCTTGGGCTCGGATTTTACCTACTGCCTCTCATTCCAACTCCTCAAGGCTCCGGGAGCACAGGAAATCAATCCTGCCCCTGACCCTTCTGGTAGACAGCATCTGCCCTGCCTTCCTTGAACCAGTTCTCTCATTTCACCCCCAACAGTCCTTCCAGGGAGGGACAGTCACCCCCAGTCATCCCcacaggaggctcagagagggcgcGTTCTTGCCTCAGGGCACACAGCCCTGGATGAAAACAGCCTCCTCTTCCAAAGTTCAGCTGGGTCCAGCCTGCTCGTAAACTGGTCCAAACCTCGCTCAGGTCAAGGGCCACCTTGCTGGGCAGGAACGTGAGCTTTGGACACGGGCTCAGCGGAAGGCATGCCTGAACCAGGCTCAGCTCCTAGAAGCGCCGGTGTATGTGGTTCTTTTCCCCAAGGTCCCGGCTCCCTCTTCCTCAAGGCTCAGCTCTGGCCCTGGCCTTGCCCCTGGCTCGTTGAGTGACCCTGGACAGGCTTCGGTTCACTCTCTGGACTGTCCCGGCACACCTCAGGCTCGCCCCTCTCGATTCTAGCGGGGGAGAGCTTGCACTATAACAGCCGAGTCTCGGGCATCAGGACGGCCTGACTCTGTACCCCAGGCCTGGGCCTCCAGCTCCTGTAGCCCTCGGCCGGGTCTCTTCTCCCCGGCAGGAGTGGAACAGACATACCCACAGGCAGAAATCAGGATAATAATCCCCCTATTgatttttgcctctctctcactcctgccctgtcccctggGCCGTGGGAACTATCCACAATTACCCAGGGACATCTGTCCCCGGTGTTCCCCTGCAGACTGATAGCCACACAGCAGGCCACAGCGCGGCCACACTGACAGTTGAATTAGATCTTGTCCCTGCCTGCTCGACAGTCCTCGCCCCCGTTGCCTGGGCCCATCACCTCACCCACTCTGCTCTTTGTTTAGCAGGAACATAGCCAGCCTGCAcccgcctcagggcctttgcacatgctgtgccCTTTGCCTGGAAGATTCTGCCTCCAGGTATCCTTGGGCTCCCTTCCTCCCTATCTTCGCTACTCAAATGTCCCCGCATCTCCGAGGCCAGcgctgactgcgccacccaggcgccccttcctctCACCGTGTTTCGCCTTCCCTTGCTCTTGTCACATCAGTGTTCTCCCTAGCATGTTGGCTGTTCCTCTACAACATCGGCTCTGTCCGGGTCATCAGGCTGTCCGTGCATCCGGTCACGGCTGCGCTCCGGGCACTGTAAGCATTCACCGACCACTGAGTGGATGAATGAACCAGCAAATAAGAGGAGGGCTTGCTTGGAGGAGGCTGTGCCCGCCACAGGGCCCTGGCCAGCTGCCAACGCTGgtcccctggcctctcccccgCAGTCAGCCTTCGAGTCGGAAGTGTCTGAGATCAGCATCACCCAGAGTGAGATCAACTTGGCCCTCAGGAATCTGAGGGCCTGGATGAAGGATGAGAAAGTGCCCAAGAATCTGGTGAGCCAGCCTGGGGGTCAGGGCGGGCGGGCAGCCAGGTGGAGGGCGGCACAGAGCGGCTGGGGGGTCTCTACGCCTCGTCACTCACCACCATGCTGGCGGGGGCCCAGGCCACGCAGCTGGACTCGGCCTTCATCCGGAAGGAGCCCTTCGGCCTGGTGCTTGTCATCGCCCCCTGGAACTACCCTGTGAACCTGACCCTCGTGCCCCTGGTGGGCGCCCTTGCCGCAGGTGAGAGCAGTTTCCACCTTCCCGCTGCCGCTGTCCCCGCCCTCGGGCCTCACGGTGGCCCACAGAGCCAGTGAGCAGGGAGCCGGCAATAATTGGCTAAGAAAACCTGCTTCCCAGCTGGCCCACCATGCCCGGGCTGTGGGGCCTTGGGCCCGTCGGTCACCTCTCTGAGCCAGATTCCTCAACTGAAAGGAGAGTGAGGCGGGACGGGAGGGGCCACCCCTCTCCCAGcgctccccctgccctgccctgccctggcctgcAGGGAACTGCGTGGTGCTGAAGCCATCGGAGTTCAGCAGGAGCACCGAGAAGGTCCTGGCTGAGGTGCTGCCCCGATACGTGGACCAGGTgagccaggcagggaggggaccGAACAGCTACCCTTGGGCCGAGCAGGGCCAGGCAGGCCCCCTCGGGCAGGACCCGAGTTCCACCCTCAATCCTGCCTCCCCTGGGTTGTGTGGCCGTGGCCGGGTCACCACCCCCTCGGCCTCTTTCCCTCTGGGTGAAGCAGAGGGGTGGGGATCACAGCTGTGCTCTGAGGGGCCTGTCCCCTGGGGACTCCCATCTGTCATCTGGTCACCCCTGCTTGCCACGCCCCAGCCTCCGCTCCCCCAAACCCCAGCCAGGCTCTTAACCACGCGCCTGTGGGGCTGCGACTGGCAGGTGCCCAGTGTCCCCGGGCAGCTCGCTGCTCCCACCTTCGTCCCACCTGGTCCACCTAGAGCCCTGGCAACTGGGGGGTCAGGCCAGGCAAAGGGGGGCGGCCCCACGCAGGCAGGCCAGCCTCTGGGGTCTCCGGGCTGGGGTCCCAGAGGGATCCCTCTGCCATCCCGCCCTACAGAGCTGCTTTGCCGTGGTGCCGGGCGGGCCCCAGGAGACGGGGCAGCTGCTGGAGCACAAGTTCGACTACATCTTCTTCACGGGTGAGGCTGATCCCCCGGGACCCTCGGAGGGCTGGGTCCTATCCCCTGGCGCAGGCCCCTTCACTGGTCACAGTGTCACAGAGGACAGCATCTGTCCCTGCTGAGCTCTCATTGTGCCCCCACGACCTTCCGTACCACCCACTGGCCTCAGGACCTTGTACGTGTGACCCCGCCAACCCAGAGGCCTTGTGGAGGGCTGGACAGGTGAGGGATTGGAGGCCAAGGTGACAAAGAAATGAGGCCCCCAGCCTGGGTCACCCCCTGGGGCCAGGATGGGGGAATGCTGGATTTTCCTTCATGGCCCTCCGAATTGTTCTCAGAGGTCACTTGTCATCTCCCTGACATGTGTCCACGAGGCCCAGGCACCACCTGGCTTCAAGTGGCCAGGAGGGAGTTTCTCTGAGTGAAAGAGCCGAGGAGGCAGGTAGGTGGCAGTCTTACCTGGCCAAGGTTCTGGAAGAGAGGGAATCTTGCTCACTGGCCTCCTGCCTTGCACCCTTTGTCCACGTCAGAGCAGGGAGAGTgccgtctctgcctctctgcccccccagACCCTGCCACAAGCCCGGGACAGGGCCCAGAAGCCCCCTGCCCTGGCGGTCAGGGAGGGTGACTATAGAAGCAGGGGGCAGGGTCCTCAGCTGGTCCTACAGATTCCTAGTGAGGGCGAGAGGACAGCCGGGAGGAGGCGGTCCTCCTTCTAGCATCCCAGCCGCGGCTCGGCGGGTTTTGGGCCTTGGGCCCCCGTGACCGCGGCCAGGAACCTGGGCAGCTTGTGTAGGGGCCGGCAGACTGACCCGGACATACTCTGCCACAACCTCCCGGCTTCTCCGGGCCTTTCCTTATCTGACGATGGTCACAGGTCTGTCTCCAGGACACATGAACTCATGGGAGCCTTTGTCACGGCACATGGCCTGGGGAATGTGTTGTTCACTTGCTCACTGCATTCTGAGAGAGCGTGCCCTGTCCAGACTCTGTCACGTCATAACGAGGgcacaggggacagagagaggaacagCATCTCTTGGAAGGGCCCATGACAGGAAGCTCGTCGGGGTTCAACAGACAGGGAGGACCTCACAGGAAGGCCTCCCAGACAAAGAGATGGTTTTGAAAGACAGGAGGACCTGAaggaagaaggtggggggggggggcggaaggtgggtggaggggactGTGAGGCCCTGCAGATCAAGCcagaggagagaggtggggacaagCAGGTGGCCACTTCAACCAAGAGTCAGGAgcggagggaagggtgggtggtgAGGGGGGCAGGACGGCCATGTTGGtcggagagggagacccaggtgCCGGCCCTGGAGCTGGAGTCTGGTCTCGGGCCAGAGCAGTCAGAGTCAGTGCTGGAGgagcctggggaggtggggaggggtgcagggcagCGTGGAACCAAGAGTCACTGGCAGGGTGAGCTTGGGACCAGAAGCagggcaaggggcgcctggatttCTGACCGGGCAGCtcgggagagggagcaggggcctGGCTGGCTGC is part of the Felis catus isolate Fca126 chromosome D1, F.catus_Fca126_mat1.0, whole genome shotgun sequence genome and harbors:
- the ALDH3B1 gene encoding aldehyde dehydrogenase family 3 member B1 isoform X9, producing the protein MGKAPLGPSVQSDQPAGDAVRMDPFADTLRRLREAFSAGRTRPAEFRAAQLRGLGRFLQEHKQLLQEALAQDLHKQEHSQPAPASGPLHMLCPLPGRFCLQSAFESEVSEISITQSEINLALRNLRAWMKDEKVPKNLATQLDSAFIRKEPFGLVLVIAPWNYPVNLTLVPLVGALAAGNCVVLKPSEFSRSTEKVLAEVLPRYVDQSCFAVVPGGPQETGQLLEHKFDYIFFTGSPRVGRIVMSAAAKHLTPVTLELGGKNPCYVDDDCDPQTVANRLAWFRYFNTGQTCVAPDYVLCSPDTQERLLPALQSAITRFYGEDPRSSPNLGRIISDKHFQRLRGLLGCGRVAIGGQSDESERYIAPTVLVDVEETEPVMQEEIFGPILPIVNVRSLDEAIDFINRREKPLALYAFSNNKQLSFQPQDPS
- the ALDH3B1 gene encoding aldehyde dehydrogenase family 3 member B1 isoform X10; the protein is MGKAPLGPSVQSDQPAGDAVRMDPFADTLRRLREAFSAGRTRPAEFRAAQLRGLGRFLQEHKQLLQEALAQDLHKQEHSQPAPASGPLHMLCPLPGRFCLQSAFESEVSEISITQSEINLALRNLRAWMKDEKVPKNLATQLDSAFIRKEPFGLVLVIAPWNYPVNLTLVPLVGALAAGNCVVLKPSEFSRSTEKVLAEVLPRYVDQSCFAVVPGGPQETGQLLEHKFDYIFFTGSPRVGRIVMSAAAKHLTPVTLELGGKNPCYVDDDCDPQTVANRLAWFRYFNTGQTCVAPDYVLCSPDTQERLLPALQSAITRFYGEDPRSSPNLGRIISDKHFQRLRGLLGCGRVAIGGQSDESERYIAPTVLVDVEETEPVMQEEIFGPILPIVNVRSLDEAIDFINRREKPLALYAFSNNKQPQDPS